One window of Gloeothece citriformis PCC 7424 genomic DNA carries:
- a CDS encoding sugar O-acetyltransferase, which yields MTEKEKMLAGLYYYAYDEELVRDRERAKKLCKLLNEQSDGSLEDRSIILKELLQTEQNCWIESPFRCDYGYNIKLGKNFYANFNCVILDCNLVTIGDNVLFAPNVQVYTATHPVNVADRIAGKEMAYPIEIGDNVWIGGGSIILPGVKIGENTVIGAGSVVTKPIPSNSVAVGNPCRVIKQIS from the coding sequence ATGACAGAAAAAGAAAAAATGTTAGCAGGACTCTATTATTATGCCTATGATGAAGAATTAGTCAGAGATAGAGAAAGAGCTAAAAAATTATGTAAACTTCTCAATGAACAGTCTGATGGGTCTTTGGAAGATAGAAGTATAATTCTCAAGGAACTCTTACAAACTGAGCAAAATTGTTGGATAGAATCCCCTTTTAGATGTGATTATGGTTATAATATTAAACTGGGGAAGAATTTTTATGCTAATTTTAATTGTGTGATTTTAGATTGTAATTTAGTGACTATTGGGGATAATGTTTTATTTGCCCCTAATGTTCAAGTTTATACCGCCACTCATCCGGTTAATGTTGCTGATAGAATTGCTGGTAAAGAAATGGCTTATCCGATTGAAATTGGGGATAATGTTTGGATCGGGGGAGGGAGTATTATTCTACCGGGAGTTAAAATCGGAGAAAATACAGTGATCGGTGCAGGAAGTGTCGTTACTAAACCTATTCCTTCTAATTCTGTAGCAGTGGGTAATCCTTGCCGGGTTATTAAACAAATTAGTTAA
- the rppA gene encoding two-component system response regulator RppA: MRILLVEDEPDLGEALKKALNQKKYIVDWVQDGTEAWNCLDSQWTEYNLAIIDWLLPGMSGIELIKRLRARQNSLPVLMLTAKDQMEDKVIGLDAGADDYLVKPFGMAELLARLRALGRRSPQLVPQQLQRGDLILDYGTRTVFYQGNQTLSLTTKEFLLLEYFFNHPNQILTSEQIRNQLWEMGEEPMSNVVAAQVRLLRRKLETVDCKNVIETVHGVGYRFNLNL, from the coding sequence ATGAGAATTTTATTAGTTGAAGATGAACCGGACTTAGGAGAAGCGCTGAAAAAAGCTTTAAATCAAAAAAAATATATTGTTGACTGGGTACAAGATGGAACAGAAGCTTGGAATTGTTTAGACTCTCAGTGGACAGAATATAATTTAGCGATTATTGACTGGTTACTCCCAGGAATGTCAGGCATAGAACTTATTAAACGTCTTCGCGCTCGACAAAATTCTTTACCGGTTTTGATGTTAACGGCAAAAGATCAGATGGAAGATAAAGTTATCGGATTAGATGCGGGAGCGGATGATTACTTAGTTAAACCGTTTGGAATGGCGGAATTATTAGCCAGATTGAGAGCTTTAGGAAGGAGATCCCCTCAACTTGTTCCCCAACAACTTCAAAGAGGAGATTTAATCTTAGATTATGGAACTCGAACAGTTTTTTATCAAGGGAATCAAACCCTATCTTTAACAACCAAAGAATTTTTATTACTAGAATATTTTTTTAACCATCCCAATCAAATTTTAACCAGTGAACAAATCCGAAATCAATTATGGGAAATGGGAGAAGAACCAATGAGTAATGTAGTCGCTGCCCAAGTTCGTCTTCTACGACGTAAACTAGAAACAGTAGACTGTAAAAATGTAATTGAAACAGTTCACGGAGTTGGTTATCGTTTCAATCTTAATTTGTGA
- a CDS encoding DUF305 domain-containing protein, with protein MKKQSLIYSLVGFLATGSLTGLLLINPTQAQSPHNHNHSGSSTSEQHCEMGMLNQQQKDQHFMEMIIFHHQGAIEMAELALIQAKRPEIKQLAQEIKKTKTEEMEEIKNQYQQWYGAEVSNPNHCDMTSMMSTNLETLKNASDFDKVLIENMIPHHEHALMMSEMVLNTDRPELRNLANRIIQTQNIEIEQMRQLLKNWN; from the coding sequence ATGAAAAAACAATCTTTAATCTATAGTCTAGTTGGGTTTTTGGCTACGGGAAGTTTAACAGGATTATTGTTGATAAACCCAACACAAGCACAATCCCCTCATAATCATAATCATTCTGGAAGTTCTACATCTGAGCAGCATTGCGAAATGGGAATGCTCAATCAACAACAAAAAGATCAACACTTTATGGAAATGATTATTTTTCATCATCAAGGGGCAATAGAAATGGCTGAATTAGCTTTGATTCAAGCTAAACGCCCTGAGATTAAACAGTTAGCACAAGAAATTAAAAAAACTAAAACTGAAGAAATGGAGGAAATAAAAAATCAGTATCAACAATGGTATGGAGCAGAAGTTTCTAATCCTAATCATTGTGACATGACCAGTATGATGTCCACCAATTTAGAAACCCTCAAAAATGCCTCTGATTTTGATAAAGTATTGATTGAAAACATGATTCCTCACCATGAACACGCACTGATGATGTCAGAAATGGTTTTAAATACCGATCGCCCAGAATTACGTAATCTGGCTAACAGGATTATTCAAACTCAAAACATAGAAATTGAGCAAATGCGACAGTTATTAAAAAATTGGAATTAA
- a CDS encoding DUF1349 domain-containing protein produces MAHLIFQEDFNDTNLPSSLFWFNEPQDWKIENSCLIIRPEKTDFWQKTHYGFERDNGHCLLYQASGDFSLTTGVKFRAKHQYDQAGLIIRYSKDFWLKTSVEYEDKQLSRLGVVVTNFGYSDWSTQDFSSTIDKIYFKIIKQGQDYTVQFQVNDASWSQLRIAHLHQEALEVQCGLYACSPVEIGYQAEFDFIEIQQLS; encoded by the coding sequence ATGGCTCATCTAATTTTTCAAGAAGATTTTAATGATACCAACCTCCCCAGTTCTCTTTTCTGGTTCAATGAACCCCAAGACTGGAAAATTGAAAATAGTTGTCTGATTATTAGACCCGAAAAAACTGACTTTTGGCAGAAAACTCATTACGGATTTGAACGAGATAACGGACATTGTTTACTGTATCAAGCTTCAGGAGATTTTAGTCTAACGACGGGAGTCAAATTTAGGGCAAAACATCAATATGATCAAGCCGGATTAATCATTCGTTACTCTAAAGACTTTTGGTTAAAAACCTCCGTTGAATATGAAGATAAACAATTAAGTCGTTTAGGAGTAGTAGTGACTAATTTTGGATATTCCGATTGGTCAACTCAGGATTTTAGTTCTACAATTGATAAAATTTATTTTAAAATTATTAAACAAGGTCAAGATTATACAGTACAATTTCAAGTTAATGATGCTTCTTGGTCACAATTACGAATCGCTCATTTACATCAAGAAGCTTTAGAGGTTCAATGTGGATTATATGCCTGTAGTCCTGTTGAAATCGGATATCAAGCGGAATTTGATTTTATAGAAATTCAACAATTAAGTTAA
- a CDS encoding DUF4159 domain-containing protein, producing MTTFFPPPPILPFDRFRPSDGLLINAERWRKAHDYHRQRQNFHYQALHQPGIVCGLGVTLISSDANEPEQYKDGRGVKLQPGIAIDLKGNPIIVPQAENVQIAVEPPTEDPLMVYLVVSYRDPDELRIREGSEIVREQFRIDVKTSPPSELEVEVCRIWLPPNQPIQLKFTDDVFFPGYFNPDFRFRQWATLRPLGIVKIAQIEHDDPQHNINFPNLDYLIGSTEILYPKLQGVEPVGLINWKGEEQQSEESGGKIRWRVSDLEQYDLLYVTGSQLNLSPQQIKALKSYIDRGGVLFVDSLGENSPITNYVKELFQNELSKKESEQKESEQLKSIGKRHPLRRMPFLFGAFPSGGFGQPVNLFCGGGVILATGNLASVWGLDQQMSISREVLRSAQELGVNILHYAWQRRIMTKLQQTL from the coding sequence ATGACTACTTTTTTTCCTCCTCCTCCTATTCTACCTTTCGATCGGTTTCGACCTTCTGATGGGTTGTTAATTAATGCTGAACGATGGAGAAAAGCCCATGACTATCACAGACAAAGGCAGAATTTTCATTATCAAGCTTTACATCAACCTGGGATCGTTTGTGGGTTGGGTGTGACGCTTATTTCTTCAGATGCTAATGAACCTGAACAATATAAGGATGGTCGTGGTGTTAAGTTACAGCCGGGGATTGCGATCGATCTTAAGGGTAATCCGATTATAGTCCCTCAAGCAGAAAATGTTCAAATTGCGGTTGAACCTCCGACGGAAGATCCTTTAATGGTTTATCTGGTGGTGAGTTATCGGGATCCGGATGAGTTAAGAATTAGAGAAGGGAGTGAAATAGTCCGAGAACAGTTCCGTATTGATGTCAAAACCAGTCCCCCCAGTGAGTTAGAGGTTGAAGTTTGCCGCATCTGGTTGCCTCCAAATCAACCGATACAATTAAAGTTTACTGATGATGTGTTTTTTCCGGGGTATTTTAATCCCGATTTTCGCTTTCGTCAATGGGCAACTCTTCGCCCTCTAGGAATAGTAAAAATAGCCCAAATTGAACATGATGATCCTCAACATAATATTAATTTTCCTAATTTAGATTATCTGATTGGTAGCACAGAAATTCTTTATCCTAAACTTCAGGGAGTCGAACCCGTAGGATTAATTAATTGGAAGGGTGAAGAACAACAAAGCGAAGAATCCGGCGGTAAAATAAGATGGAGAGTTTCAGATTTAGAACAGTATGATTTATTATATGTTACGGGGTCTCAATTGAATTTGAGTCCTCAACAAATTAAAGCGTTAAAATCATATATTGACCGAGGTGGAGTTTTATTTGTAGATAGTTTGGGAGAGAATTCACCCATCACTAATTATGTGAAAGAATTATTTCAAAACGAATTATCTAAAAAAGAATCAGAGCAAAAAGAATCAGAGCAACTTAAATCTATTGGTAAAAGGCATCCTCTCCGCCGAATGCCTTTTTTATTTGGGGCTTTTCCTTCTGGAGGGTTTGGACAACCGGTTAATTTATTTTGTGGCGGGGGTGTTATTTTAGCAACAGGAAATTTAGCCTCTGTTTGGGGATTAGATCAACAAATGAGTATATCACGGGAAGTTTTGCGATCGGCTCAAGAATTAGGGGTTAATATTCTTCATTATGCTTGGCAAAGACGCATTATGACCAAACTCCAGCAAACTTTATAG
- a CDS encoding GNAT family N-acetyltransferase codes for MLNIKNQLNMNYSIITELIMLTNSSTLIQQVANILSESFLDDPSFTYIFGDNTHKAKALNAFFEIFATDGIQRGKILIAPDEQGACIWYPAEVEIFNQQFEELLSNVIDTILEITGKESSQRFEQLVEKVSANEPKQKHCEVFFLGLKPVARNKGIGKSLLKPVLDYADTNQVGCYLVSSNARNLSFYERQGFQKYCSIEISSFYSMTGMWRNVG; via the coding sequence ATGCTAAATATTAAAAATCAATTAAATATGAATTATTCAATTATAACTGAGTTAATCATGCTGACAAATTCTTCAACACTAATTCAACAAGTTGCCAATATTTTGAGCGAATCTTTTCTTGATGACCCTAGTTTCACTTATATTTTTGGCGATAATACTCATAAAGCTAAAGCTTTAAATGCTTTTTTTGAAATTTTTGCTACTGATGGGATACAGCGAGGTAAAATCCTCATAGCACCAGATGAACAAGGTGCTTGTATTTGGTATCCGGCGGAAGTCGAAATTTTTAATCAGCAATTTGAAGAACTATTGAGCAATGTTATTGATACCATCTTAGAAATAACGGGTAAAGAATCAAGTCAACGCTTTGAACAGCTAGTAGAAAAAGTCAGTGCAAATGAACCAAAACAAAAGCATTGCGAAGTCTTTTTTCTGGGTTTGAAACCTGTCGCACGGAACAAAGGAATAGGTAAGAGTTTATTAAAACCGGTTCTCGATTACGCCGATACAAATCAAGTTGGTTGTTATCTTGTTTCTTCCAATGCACGTAATCTTTCATTTTACGAACGACAGGGTTTTCAAAAATATTGCTCTATTGAAATTAGTAGTTTCTATTCGATGACTGGAATGTGGCGCAATGTGGGTTAA
- the rppB gene encoding two-component system sensor histidine kinase RppB, whose translation MKQNQLFNRTRWRLAFWYAGVMGIIFSVSGYGLYQAIAHAHWMTLDRELESVAGILHDSLESKLKTSGELEPNLQELLPNLCKVGSSCQENHYFSSPRYTSSAIYRGNYYVRLYNKTGQLLAIAGTYPTGFSSTFNRQEWQTLEDNQGISYHQISRLLHTKNGQDWGYIQVGRSFKDFEHYLANVRWVLKLGLPTTLIVVAVSSWWLAGLAMQPVYQSYQQMQQFTADAAHELRTPLAAIRATVESALMMPILSEKESRDTLKTINRQTVRLSNLVADLLMLCRLDWQLMIKSQGIIKNEVICLNDLVSDIVEELASLAISSQINLSHEIRADHPLEIKGNEDQLYRLVSNLVVNGIQYTLAGGQVKLILEQSKNYALIQVQDTGIGINLQEQKHIFDRFYRVNKSRCRDQGGSGLGLSIVRAIALVHQGTISVQTELGKGSIFSVRFPLNVKG comes from the coding sequence ATGAAACAAAATCAATTATTTAATCGAACTCGATGGCGTTTAGCTTTTTGGTATGCTGGAGTAATGGGAATTATTTTCAGTGTATCAGGGTATGGATTATATCAAGCGATCGCTCATGCTCACTGGATGACATTAGATCGGGAATTAGAATCTGTAGCAGGTATTCTTCACGATAGTTTAGAATCAAAACTTAAGACTTCTGGAGAATTAGAACCTAACCTTCAAGAATTATTACCAAATCTATGTAAAGTCGGATCTTCTTGTCAAGAAAACCATTATTTTTCCTCTCCTCGTTATACAAGTAGCGCAATTTATCGGGGTAATTATTACGTCCGTTTATATAATAAAACAGGTCAATTATTAGCAATTGCAGGAACTTATCCAACTGGGTTTTCTTCGACTTTCAACCGTCAAGAATGGCAAACCCTAGAAGATAATCAAGGAATATCTTATCATCAAATTTCCCGGTTACTTCATACTAAAAATGGGCAAGATTGGGGATATATTCAAGTTGGACGTAGTTTCAAAGATTTTGAACATTATTTAGCAAATGTGCGATGGGTTTTAAAATTAGGACTTCCGACAACTTTAATTGTGGTAGCGGTTAGTAGTTGGTGGTTAGCGGGTTTAGCGATGCAGCCAGTTTATCAATCTTACCAACAAATGCAACAATTTACGGCTGATGCTGCCCATGAATTAAGAACCCCTTTAGCAGCGATTCGAGCCACAGTAGAATCGGCTTTAATGATGCCAATTTTATCAGAAAAAGAAAGTCGTGATACTCTAAAAACGATTAATCGTCAGACTGTTCGCCTTTCTAATTTGGTGGCTGATTTATTGATGCTTTGCCGTCTTGATTGGCAATTAATGATTAAGTCTCAAGGGATAATTAAAAATGAGGTGATTTGTCTGAATGATTTAGTGAGTGATATTGTTGAGGAATTGGCTTCTTTAGCCATATCTTCTCAGATCAATTTATCTCATGAAATTAGAGCCGATCACCCTTTAGAAATCAAAGGAAATGAGGATCAACTTTATCGTTTAGTTTCTAATTTAGTGGTTAATGGAATTCAATATACTCTTGCGGGTGGACAGGTAAAACTCATTTTAGAACAAAGTAAAAATTATGCTTTAATTCAGGTACAAGATACCGGAATAGGAATAAATTTACAGGAGCAAAAACATATTTTTGATCGATTTTATCGGGTTAATAAATCCCGTTGTCGAGATCAGGGAGGTTCAGGATTAGGTTTATCAATTGTGAGGGCGATCGCCTTAGTGCATCAAGGGACAATTTCGGTTCAAACAGAATTAGGGAAAGGGAGTATTTTTAGTGTAAGATTTCCCCTCAACGTAAAGGGTTAG
- a CDS encoding helix-turn-helix transcriptional regulator, with amino-acid sequence MIFSSQGLGWDSVVIKEYQLPPSEGTDPPSSQHDLTLCLAPRPHRIHQVIGKQHYVGIYSKGDICLTPAGLEGGYRAEGEDHFLQIQIEPQFLEQVAQQIDEIKANHVELVPKFRIRNPNLEHIIMMLYRELTQGMGYGSKLYIESLTNALAINLLRDYCVTKISLNLYSGGLSDGQLLLITDYINDNLAGEIKLSNLSELIGISQFHFSRLFKQTVGISPHQYLMRQRIERAKLLLKNSPLSVVEVALSCGFSSHSHFGKYFRQITGLTPKEYRVNRRGE; translated from the coding sequence ATGATTTTTTCTAGTCAGGGTTTAGGATGGGATTCGGTTGTTATTAAAGAATACCAATTACCACCGAGTGAAGGAACTGATCCCCCGTCTTCGCAGCATGATTTAACTTTATGTCTAGCACCTCGTCCTCATCGCATTCATCAAGTGATAGGAAAACAGCATTATGTCGGAATTTATAGTAAAGGGGATATTTGCCTTACACCAGCAGGTCTCGAAGGTGGATATCGTGCAGAGGGTGAAGACCATTTTTTACAAATTCAAATTGAACCGCAATTTTTAGAACAAGTCGCGCAACAAATAGATGAAATTAAGGCAAATCACGTTGAGTTAGTGCCCAAATTTCGCATTCGCAATCCTAACCTTGAACATATTATCATGATGTTGTATCGGGAATTGACTCAAGGGATGGGTTATGGAAGTAAATTGTATATTGAATCCTTGACAAATGCTTTAGCGATCAATTTGTTGCGAGATTATTGTGTTACCAAGATTAGTCTGAATTTATATTCCGGTGGTTTGAGCGATGGCCAGTTACTTCTAATTACTGATTATATTAACGATAATCTTGCTGGTGAAATTAAATTATCAAACTTATCTGAATTAATTGGAATTAGTCAGTTTCACTTTAGTCGTTTATTTAAGCAAACAGTAGGTATATCACCACATCAGTATTTAATGAGACAACGAATAGAACGCGCCAAGTTATTATTGAAAAATTCTCCACTATCGGTGGTTGAAGTTGCTTTATCGTGCGGGTTTAGCAGTCACAGTCATTTTGGTAAATATTTTCGACAAATAACAGGATTAACACCTAAAGAGTATCGGGTTAATAGGAGGGGGGAATGA
- a CDS encoding DUF3011 domain-containing protein — MLKQTLSLSSVLFLLLGSNLIFNSVAAADNIVTCESKDGRTQRCPMNTRGGVELIDQLSDGSCRGRWSYGRGYVEVRDGCRARFVSDGEYYDQSNDNQNRERITCSSKRGETERCRFDARGGIRLVRQLSNTSCEGNWSYRNGYVIVRDGCRAEFETRRR; from the coding sequence ATGTTAAAACAGACTTTATCCCTTAGCAGTGTTCTTTTTTTACTACTAGGAAGCAATTTAATTTTTAACTCGGTTGCTGCTGCCGACAATATAGTCACTTGTGAAAGTAAAGATGGGCGAACTCAACGTTGTCCAATGAATACCAGAGGAGGTGTAGAATTAATCGATCAACTGTCTGATGGATCTTGTAGAGGACGTTGGAGTTATGGGAGGGGATATGTAGAAGTTAGGGACGGATGTCGGGCAAGATTTGTCTCGGATGGTGAATATTACGATCAATCTAATGATAATCAGAATCGGGAGCGTATTACCTGTTCAAGTAAACGGGGTGAAACCGAAAGATGTCGATTTGATGCGAGGGGAGGAATTAGATTAGTAAGGCAACTTTCTAACACCTCTTGTGAAGGAAATTGGAGTTATAGAAATGGCTATGTTATTGTTAGAGATGGTTGTCGTGCGGAGTTTGAAACGAGAAGAAGATGA
- a CDS encoding UPF0104 family protein, with product MINRLRQLLPIIFALALFSLSIWTINKELHQYSIQQIWHNLAAIPKSRKSLAILLTGLGYLTMTGYDLLGFRYISQVLAPRKIAFTSFLSYAVGNTVGFTAFSGTAIRYRFYGGWGVSSIKIAKLIVFTHLTFWLGLFAVSGLVFIVDPLTIPKLIKLPFTTVHPIGLIFLGLVALYFLISFTWKSTISIGSESIEFPSPIISISLIGVSAIDWGIAAATLYLLLPPDPSLTYPGFFGIYILGLTAGLISTVPGGLGVFETVILWLRPPSLSAPEVLGALLGYRVIYYFLPLFVALVLFIIQEFYNHRASKP from the coding sequence ATGATAAATCGTTTGCGTCAACTCCTTCCTATTATATTTGCCTTAGCCCTATTTTCTCTATCGATTTGGACGATTAATAAAGAACTACATCAGTATAGTATTCAACAAATTTGGCATAATTTAGCCGCAATTCCTAAAAGTCGCAAATCACTAGCCATCCTATTAACGGGTTTAGGTTATTTAACCATGACGGGTTATGATTTACTGGGTTTTCGTTATATTAGTCAAGTCCTCGCCCCTAGAAAAATTGCTTTTACCTCCTTTCTTAGCTATGCTGTCGGTAATACGGTGGGATTTACGGCTTTTTCGGGGACGGCTATCCGTTATCGTTTCTATGGAGGTTGGGGAGTATCAAGTATTAAAATTGCTAAACTGATTGTTTTTACTCATTTAACCTTTTGGCTCGGACTTTTTGCCGTTAGTGGCCTTGTTTTTATCGTTGATCCTCTCACGATTCCCAAACTTATTAAATTACCTTTTACAACAGTTCATCCCATCGGTTTGATTTTTTTAGGGTTAGTTGCCCTATATTTTCTTATCAGTTTCACTTGGAAAAGTACCATCTCTATTGGCTCAGAATCTATTGAGTTTCCCTCTCCTATTATTTCTATCAGTTTAATTGGCGTATCAGCTATTGATTGGGGAATTGCAGCAGCCACTCTTTATCTATTATTACCTCCCGATCCATCTTTAACTTATCCGGGATTTTTCGGGATTTATATTTTAGGGTTAACTGCCGGACTCATTAGTACCGTTCCTGGCGGTTTAGGCGTTTTTGAAACGGTGATTTTATGGCTACGTCCTCCCTCTTTGTCTGCACCAGAGGTTTTAGGAGCATTATTAGGTTATCGAGTGATTTATTATTTCCTTCCTTTATTCGTTGCTTTAGTATTATTTATTATTCAAGAGTTTTATAATCACCGAGCCTCTAAACCGTAA